Proteins encoded within one genomic window of Mesorhizobium sp. AR10:
- a CDS encoding ABC transporter ATP-binding protein, giving the protein MATLSIDKVTKAFGNTTVIPELSLTIEDGEFCVLVGPSGCGKSTLLRIIAGLEPISSGRILVDGVDMSDAEPPERGVAMVFQSYALYPHMDVGRNIGFGLKIARTPAAEIVERVGRAAEKLRLGSYLKRKPRELSGGQRQRVAIGRAMTRKPKLFLLDEPLSNLDAALRVGMRVEIARLKAELASTMVYVTHDQVEAMTLADRIVVMNSGRIEQVGTPLDLYHQPANLFVAGFIGSPAMNFLKGCVDKVQGNQVTVSLDLGLSLTMPVSKASRAGVEVTVGIRPEHIVLSAEGQADAFVVKASVVELLGSDTFIHVRDGEENLVIRDSGGRMARAGDRIAISLPTRACHLFNKAGQRISDSAAATEPA; this is encoded by the coding sequence ATGGCGACGCTTTCGATCGACAAAGTCACCAAGGCCTTCGGCAACACCACGGTCATTCCGGAACTGTCGCTGACAATCGAGGACGGCGAATTCTGCGTGCTGGTTGGGCCGTCAGGCTGTGGCAAGTCCACACTGCTTCGGATCATCGCCGGGCTGGAACCCATCAGCTCCGGCCGGATCCTGGTCGATGGCGTCGATATGAGCGATGCCGAGCCGCCGGAAAGGGGCGTGGCCATGGTGTTCCAGTCCTACGCGCTCTATCCCCACATGGATGTCGGCCGCAACATCGGCTTCGGCCTGAAAATCGCACGGACGCCTGCTGCCGAGATCGTCGAACGTGTAGGTCGCGCTGCCGAAAAATTGCGGCTTGGCTCCTATCTGAAGCGCAAGCCGCGAGAGCTTTCTGGCGGGCAGCGCCAGCGCGTCGCGATCGGCCGCGCCATGACACGCAAGCCGAAACTCTTCCTGCTCGATGAGCCGCTCTCCAATCTCGATGCGGCGCTGCGCGTCGGCATGCGCGTGGAGATCGCGCGGCTGAAGGCCGAGCTGGCGTCCACCATGGTCTACGTCACCCACGACCAGGTCGAGGCCATGACGCTTGCCGACCGCATCGTGGTCATGAACAGCGGGCGCATCGAACAGGTCGGCACGCCGCTCGATCTCTACCACCAGCCAGCCAACTTGTTCGTTGCCGGCTTCATCGGTTCGCCGGCCATGAATTTCTTGAAAGGCTGTGTCGACAAGGTTCAAGGCAATCAGGTGACGGTTAGCCTGGATCTCGGGCTTTCGCTCACAATGCCGGTTTCGAAGGCATCGCGCGCGGGCGTCGAAGTGACAGTCGGCATTCGGCCTGAACACATCGTGCTGTCCGCCGAGGGGCAGGCCGATGCTTTTGTCGTCAAGGCAAGCGTGGTCGAACTGTTGGGCAGCGACACGTTCATTCATGTGCGCGACGGCGAAGAGAACCTGGTCATCCGCGACAGCGGCGGCCGCATGGCACGCGCAGGAGATCGTATCGCGATCTCGTTGCCAACCCGCGCCTGCCATCTCTTCAACAAGGCAGGTCAACGAATTTCCGATTCGGCGGCAGCCACCGAGCCCGCCTGA
- a CDS encoding ABC transporter substrate-binding protein — protein sequence MKKLLFLATSILAAALYSASANAEQKEVTVWSWFIQSTMDKSIAAFEKVHPDIKVKYTYYNYSPEYITALKAAAASGSLPDVIGLQPGSLTQQYREHLEAVNERAAKQWGDTWAEKVFPVNRKQMLMGNPKGDENYYIIPQESQVLCIWYNRKIFEKLKLSAPKTYDELKAAAKALTDNGYIPMFQGAADGWQNENVFLMLANQFSPGIVDKAQAGDTPWTAPELVAAMKAWKGLFDDGIFQQGALGAHAYPTGAQLFAQGKVGMMALGSWWMQESKFPPPLSEYVQNMEGFDFFYMPPVKDGNSASPPVGGIDIGYGLTKNGAKNPEAWTFLAELTNGVGLQEALNDLNDLPAFEGNSPKGDITDHVKEMSARFMADLPKAENQRFASPAVAEALDNALAGVAAGSIEPEAALATVQAATDKALAVK from the coding sequence ATGAAGAAGCTGCTGTTTCTTGCGACGTCGATCCTCGCCGCCGCTCTTTATTCTGCTTCGGCGAATGCCGAGCAGAAAGAGGTAACGGTTTGGTCCTGGTTCATCCAGAGTACGATGGACAAGTCTATCGCCGCCTTCGAGAAGGTCCATCCGGACATCAAGGTCAAGTATACCTACTACAACTACTCGCCCGAATACATCACCGCCCTGAAGGCGGCGGCGGCGTCCGGGAGCCTGCCTGATGTGATCGGCCTGCAGCCGGGTTCGCTCACCCAGCAGTATCGCGAACATCTTGAAGCGGTGAACGAACGTGCCGCCAAGCAGTGGGGCGACACGTGGGCGGAAAAGGTCTTCCCCGTCAACCGCAAGCAGATGTTGATGGGCAATCCGAAGGGCGACGAGAACTATTACATCATTCCGCAGGAGTCCCAGGTCCTGTGCATCTGGTACAACCGCAAGATCTTCGAAAAGCTCAAACTTTCAGCGCCGAAGACCTATGACGAGTTGAAGGCGGCGGCCAAGGCACTGACAGACAACGGCTATATCCCGATGTTCCAGGGCGCGGCCGACGGCTGGCAGAACGAAAACGTTTTCCTGATGCTCGCCAACCAGTTCTCGCCGGGTATCGTCGACAAGGCCCAGGCCGGTGATACGCCGTGGACGGCGCCGGAACTCGTCGCGGCCATGAAGGCCTGGAAGGGTCTCTTCGACGACGGCATCTTCCAGCAGGGAGCCCTCGGGGCGCATGCCTATCCGACTGGCGCTCAGCTCTTTGCACAGGGCAAGGTCGGCATGATGGCGCTCGGCTCCTGGTGGATGCAGGAAAGCAAGTTCCCGCCGCCGCTGTCCGAGTATGTCCAGAACATGGAAGGCTTCGATTTCTTCTATATGCCTCCCGTCAAGGACGGCAATTCCGCAAGTCCGCCCGTCGGCGGCATCGACATCGGCTACGGCCTGACCAAGAACGGTGCCAAGAACCCCGAAGCCTGGACCTTTCTGGCCGAACTCACCAACGGCGTCGGCCTGCAGGAGGCGTTGAACGACCTCAACGACCTTCCGGCCTTCGAGGGAAATTCTCCGAAGGGTGACATCACCGATCATGTGAAGGAGATGTCGGCCCGCTTCATGGCGGATCTGCCCAAGGCGGAAAACCAGCGCTTTGCCTCGCCGGCAGTCGCCGAGGCGCTCGACAATGCGCTTGCCGGCGTCGCAGCCGGCAGCATCGAACCGGAAGCAGCGCTCGCCACCGTTCAGGCGGCGACCGACAAGGCACTTGCTGTAAAGTAA
- a CDS encoding carbohydrate ABC transporter permease — MSTEAMRAGSAIAAVKRRSASRASRLYLFVLPATLLFVVFIAYPILWVAGQSLYVGTSGGAAFAGLANYITVLGDPTFWTVVANMFLWGVITIPVQMLIGGLLAYFIERHTHALRGFFRTMFFLPVVTSVSVISLVWVQIYAPYYGIAQEYLKDVGIVMVTSPIGDPKTAIYALIIVNIWQWTGFSMLMYIAGIANLPSEVLDAARIDGAKGWRLAVHVIVPMLAPATKSLLLLGVIGTLQTFPIVHLMTGGGPNRASEVFGTFIFKQSFVLGDTGSGAALSVIVLVIALTLSLIQIAALGARLTPAGRQRP; from the coding sequence ATGAGCACAGAGGCTATGCGAGCCGGATCCGCCATCGCGGCGGTCAAACGGCGATCGGCATCCAGAGCTTCGAGGCTCTATCTATTCGTGCTTCCGGCGACCCTTCTGTTTGTCGTCTTCATTGCCTATCCGATTCTGTGGGTTGCCGGGCAGAGCCTCTATGTTGGAACAAGTGGCGGAGCGGCCTTTGCCGGGCTTGCCAACTACATAACGGTTCTCGGCGATCCGACCTTCTGGACCGTGGTGGCCAACATGTTTCTGTGGGGCGTCATCACCATACCGGTGCAGATGCTGATCGGTGGGCTGCTCGCCTATTTCATCGAGCGCCATACGCATGCCCTCCGCGGCTTCTTTCGCACCATGTTCTTCTTGCCGGTGGTGACCTCGGTTTCGGTCATCAGCCTGGTGTGGGTGCAAATTTACGCGCCCTACTATGGCATCGCCCAGGAGTATCTAAAGGATGTCGGCATCGTCATGGTGACGTCGCCGATCGGCGACCCAAAGACCGCGATCTATGCGCTGATCATCGTCAACATCTGGCAATGGACCGGTTTTTCGATGCTGATGTACATCGCTGGCATTGCCAACCTGCCCAGCGAAGTGCTCGATGCCGCCCGCATCGACGGTGCGAAGGGCTGGCGGCTTGCCGTGCATGTCATCGTGCCGATGCTGGCACCGGCAACGAAATCCCTGCTGCTTCTGGGCGTCATCGGCACGTTGCAGACATTCCCCATCGTGCACCTGATGACCGGCGGTGGCCCGAACCGGGCCAGCGAAGTCTTCGGCACCTTCATCTTCAAGCAGAGCTTCGTGCTGGGCGACACCGGCAGCGGAGCCGCACTCTCCGTGATCGTGCTGGTCATCGCGCTCACCCTCTCGCTGATCCAGATCGCCGCGCTGGGTGCCCGCCTGACTCCTGCGGGAAGGCAGCGCCCGTGA
- a CDS encoding carbohydrate ABC transporter permease: MMPLARTRIRSMVIHAVLFIVLGFWMVPQIYMLSIGLRTPAQAFDAELFTWPVTFDNFVTVVRDNPLGSIFLNSLIITVATVVIVVAVSSLFAFACAILRLKGSIFLYTTLLTTLMVPLASMVLPLAILLQNFGWVNTYIGLILPYAALGVPFAMVILKSFMEDAPHELFEAARVDGCNAWQTYWHVALPLVRPALVFVTIWQFIVTWNEFFLALIVLTKSEMKTLTIVPMQYSGLYMANPGALFAILTLIALPLILLYVLVQRAFVRGLLAGAVKG, from the coding sequence ATGATGCCGCTCGCCCGCACCCGGATCCGCAGCATGGTCATCCATGCCGTTCTCTTCATCGTGCTCGGCTTCTGGATGGTCCCTCAGATCTACATGCTCTCGATCGGTCTGCGCACCCCGGCGCAGGCCTTCGACGCCGAGCTGTTCACCTGGCCCGTGACCTTCGACAACTTCGTCACCGTGGTTCGCGACAATCCGCTGGGGTCCATCTTTCTGAACAGCCTGATCATAACCGTCGCGACGGTGGTGATCGTGGTCGCGGTCTCCTCGCTCTTTGCCTTCGCCTGCGCAATCCTGAGGCTGAAGGGCTCGATCTTCCTCTACACGACGCTGCTGACGACCTTGATGGTGCCCCTCGCCTCCATGGTCCTGCCGCTCGCCATCCTCCTCCAGAACTTCGGCTGGGTGAACACCTATATCGGCCTCATCCTGCCCTATGCGGCGCTCGGCGTGCCGTTTGCCATGGTCATCCTCAAGTCCTTCATGGAAGATGCCCCGCACGAACTCTTCGAAGCGGCGCGGGTAGATGGCTGCAACGCCTGGCAAACCTATTGGCACGTGGCCTTGCCGCTCGTGCGACCGGCCCTGGTCTTCGTCACGATCTGGCAGTTCATCGTGACGTGGAACGAGTTCTTCCTCGCTCTCATCGTCCTCACCAAAAGCGAGATGAAGACACTCACCATCGTGCCGATGCAGTATTCCGGCCTCTATATGGCCAACCCCGGTGCCCTCTTCGCAATCCTGACGCTGATCGCGCTTCCCCTCATCCTCCTCTATGTGCTGGTGCAGCGCGCCTTCGTGCGTGGCCTGCTCGCCGGCGCCGTAAAAGGCTAG
- a CDS encoding ADP-dependent glucokinase/phosphofructokinase — MSDGFATSCAERYSALIDPRSGPLGTDALSSAGLFLCGISACVDARIEMHQIQPLLDAPADTPAAQLANLLLSRAARGVGGEVRFDWPEGPAWLRERLPARYALGGTGPQAAWVLAQLGVRSLVALEDRYAAMLQKIPAGVLLAEGGTLRTADTVSTAGPHIPEIFIFEFTAGRAIGAVVPTRSSRVIIRFCDRGIQHDKDFEIMSRRLASSAAAGLLSGLNDEAVENVGAASRHVFALSRDWKAAGLRTIHFELAGYATQQAVEELLSHARGAITSLGMSHSELLAMNPSAHHPMEALVTLGERLDLERVCVHADTWAAAVTLNDPKEEERALMAGCAIASARAANGEPARTIAIAPMAEFHPLPFETPVRGGRWTFVACASPYVEKPVTTLGLGDSFTAGCLLILGRNRHADATLQHA; from the coding sequence TTGAGTGATGGTTTCGCCACGTCGTGCGCAGAACGCTATTCCGCCCTGATCGATCCACGGTCCGGTCCGCTTGGCACGGACGCCCTTTCGTCGGCGGGCCTCTTCTTGTGCGGCATCAGCGCATGCGTCGATGCACGGATCGAGATGCACCAGATCCAGCCGCTTCTGGACGCACCTGCCGATACCCCCGCGGCGCAACTTGCCAACCTCCTTCTTTCTCGAGCGGCGCGCGGTGTGGGCGGCGAGGTACGGTTCGACTGGCCGGAAGGACCGGCCTGGCTGCGCGAACGGCTGCCGGCGCGCTATGCACTGGGCGGAACCGGTCCTCAGGCGGCCTGGGTGCTCGCGCAACTTGGCGTTCGCTCCCTGGTCGCGCTAGAGGATCGCTATGCGGCAATGCTGCAGAAGATCCCGGCCGGCGTTCTGCTGGCGGAGGGGGGCACGCTCAGGACGGCGGACACGGTGTCGACCGCTGGCCCGCATATCCCCGAAATCTTCATCTTCGAATTCACAGCCGGCCGCGCGATCGGCGCCGTCGTGCCGACCCGTTCCTCTCGTGTCATCATCCGCTTTTGCGATCGCGGCATTCAGCACGACAAGGATTTCGAGATCATGTCGCGCCGGCTGGCGTCGTCGGCCGCCGCCGGGCTTCTTTCCGGACTGAACGACGAGGCGGTGGAGAATGTCGGCGCCGCCAGCCGGCACGTCTTTGCCCTCAGCCGCGACTGGAAGGCGGCCGGCCTCAGAACGATCCATTTCGAGTTGGCGGGCTATGCGACACAGCAGGCCGTCGAGGAGCTTCTTTCCCACGCCCGCGGCGCGATCACCTCTCTCGGAATGAGCCACTCCGAACTGCTCGCCATGAACCCGTCCGCCCATCACCCCATGGAGGCTCTTGTGACGCTCGGCGAACGGCTCGATCTCGAGCGGGTCTGCGTACACGCCGATACATGGGCCGCCGCTGTGACCCTGAACGATCCGAAGGAAGAGGAACGGGCGCTGATGGCAGGCTGCGCGATTGCCAGCGCCAGGGCGGCGAATGGAGAACCCGCACGAACCATCGCGATCGCGCCGATGGCCGAGTTCCATCCGCTCCCCTTCGAAACGCCTGTCCGCGGGGGTCGCTGGACCTTCGTTGCCTGTGCGTCTCCCTATGTGGAGAAGCCCGTGACGACGCTCGGCCTGGGCGACAGCTTCACCGCCGGCTGCCTGCTCATTCTCGGACGCAACCGCCACGCCGACGCCACCCTCCAACACGCCTGA